The nucleotide sequence CTTCGTTATTACTAATCAGCTCTATAAGGATCAGTTGATTGGGCTGACGCAGGACAATCTGATCGCGAATGGCAAAGCTATCATTCAAGCTTATAAACAATCTGAACCCCATAGTCGAGAAGCATTGATTGAAGGGATGTCCGCGTTGCCTCTTTATTCCGTCCGTCTATATGATGAAACCGGAAATACCGTTACTGAAGCTGGCTCTGTTGCGAATAACAATCATGCATTCGTTGTGAGTGACGAGCGGCTTGCCTCTGTTCTACAGGGTGGCGTAAATCGGGAAAAGCCGCGGAAAGGCTTTGAGCATATCGGGGTCGGCCTGCCGTTTGATATTGAAGGCAAGCATTATGCTTTGTTCATCCAGCTGAATTTAGCCAAGTTAGGGTCAACGTTCGGAGATTTATTGAAAACACAGCTGCTTATTGTACTGCTGTTCGGGAGCCTCTTAATCTTGTTGTCCGTTCGATATATTGTGCGTCCCATTCAGCATATGACCAAAGCAACCCGTAGAATGGCTAAAGGTGATTTCAGCATTCACCTGAAAACGAAGCGCCAGGATGAGCTCGGACAGCTTACGATAAGTTTTAATCAGATGGCGCATGAGCTTGGCATGCTGGAGAAAATTCGGCGTCAATTCGTTTCGGATGTGTCGCACGAAATCCAATCCCCGCTAACTTCGATTAAAGGGTTTACACAAGCGCTGAAGAGCAAAAAGCTGGACGAGGAAAGCCGCTTGCGGTTGCTTAACATTATTGAGGAAGAAAGCAATCGCTTATCGCGTTTGAGTGAAAATCTTTTGCAGCTATCCTCTTTGGAGTATGAGCATCTTCAGCTGAATTTACGTAAATTCCGGCTCGATGAACAAATACGAAAGGTGATCATTTATTTGGAACCCCAATGGTCAGCTAAAGGTCTCGATATCGAACTGGATCTGAAAGAAATACAACTTACTGCGGATGAGGACAAGCTCATTCAAGTATGGGCGAATCTCATCGGCAATAGCATCAAATTTACTGACTACAATGGGAGCATCCACATAGCCGGTAAGGAGACAGCTCGCGGCGTTGAGATCGCCATTACGGACAATGGGCAAGGCATCGCAGAAGAAGAAATTCACAACATATTCAAACCGTTCTATAAGGTCGACAAATCGAGGGAAGGCTCGACTAACGGCAATGGAATCGGCTTATCGATCGTGAAGCGAATTGTTGACTTGCATCACGGTGACATCCAGGTGGAGAGCATCGACCAAGAGGGAACAACTTTTACCGTTTTTCTTCCCAGTTCACAATGAGTACAAATAAGAGAAGTATACTCTCTTATATATAAAGGAGAGGAGCAAGAAACCATTGGGAATTCTAAGTAAATTAAGCCTAAAAAACGGTGTTGCTGTTGTTATTCTATTTGTGCTCATATTGGCTTACGGAGGTTACTCTGCAACACAAATTAAGCAGCAGACCTTTCCGGATTTGGAGTTTCCGGCAGTATTCGTGATGGCGTCGAATCCAGGAGCATCTACGGAGGAGATGGAGAACGAGATTACGAATCCCCTTGAAGCAAGTCTCCAAAACTTCAAGGGCTATGACACACTGTCGAGCACGACGACAGAAGGCAGCGCGACTGTGTCCATTCAGTTTCCCTTCGGGACGGATATGGACAAGATGTCCGCTGATATCGAGCAATCGCTCAATAAGCTGAATATTCCTGCTCAAGCGAAAGTATCCGTTCAGCGGTTATCATTTGGCGCTGCGCCGATCTATCAAGCAGCGGTTTTCTCACCTGATAACAACTCTAAGGGGCTAGAGGAACGCTTGCAGAGTGAAATCGTTCCTAAGCTGCAAGCGCTAAAGGGAGTTAGCTCTGTCAATCTTAAGGGCATCGTTTCCGAAGAACTGCGTATTGTTGTTGACAAGGAGAAAGCCGTTCAGCGAGGGATTACATTGAGTGCTATCCAAAGCGCGCTGCAATCACTTAATTATGCACTCTCGCTTGGCTCCGTCAATCAGGATAATACGACGATTCCGATTCGCTTAAGTGGCAAAGTCAGTTCACTAGATCAGCTTAAGCAATTGCAGCTCGGTGTAGCACCAGCCCAAGGGGCGACATCCGGTATGCCGGCAAGTACGCCTACGCATCTTGAGGACATTGCCACAATTACAACAGTCTCTTCGCAAAAGGAGATTTCCCGTTATAACGGTCAATCTAGTTATATTGTAGAAGTCGTCAAGAACCAGGATGCCAATACGCCTGATGTAGCCAATGAAGTAAAGGCGCTGCTCGCAACCTATCAGGAATCGCATGTACTGAATTTAGATGTGATCACCGATCAAGGTCAAGAAATCGAAAAGTCCATTTCGTCACTCGTTCAGGAAGGGCTATTCGGTGCCTTATTCTGCGTGATCATTATCTTCCTTTTCCTGCGGAACATTCGGGCAACGATCATTTCATTGCTCTCCTTGCCGATTTCGATCTTCGCAACGATTGCCTTAATGGATCAAATGAATTATACGCTTAACATAATGACTCTAGGTGGAATTGCCGTCTCAATCGGACGAATTGTCGATGACAGCATCGTCGTTATCGAGAATATTTACAGATGGCGCCAAGAGAAGGGCGACCAATTGAAGGGCAGGGAGCTAGCCTATCGGGCGACTAAAGAAGTTATCAGTCCGGTATTCTCCTCCACGATTGCGACGATAGTCGTATTCGCTCCACTTGCATTCGTAAGCGGAATTATTGGAGAGTTTTTCCGCCCATTCTCGCTTGCGGTCGTCATCTCCCTGGTGACATCACTGCTCGTTGCCGTCATGCTCATTCCTGTGTTTGGAGCAAAGTTCTTCAACAGTGTGAAACCGCACAAGCAGGATAGCAAGCTAGCGAATGGGTATGAGAAAATGATTCGCGGAGCATTGAAGAGAAAGAAGATGGTGCTCAGCCTGTCGATTTTACTGTTATTCGCTTCACTGGGTACAATCCCGCTACTCGGTTTGGAATTCATCTCGGCAGGCAGCGTTCCAACAGCGACAATCCAGTTGACCTTACCTGTGAAGAGCAGCCTGGAACAGACCGATGCAGTTACAGCAAAAGTGGAGCAATATATTCAGAGCTTGGAGGGTGTCGATAAATTCGAAGCGTCGATCGGCGGGGCAGCCGGCAACCGACTCGGAGTTGGTGCCACTCGTAAAAATAGTGCGAATGTCAGCGTTCAATTCGTCGATGATACGAATATGGATGAGATGATTAGCAAATTAAATTCGGAGCTGCCAGCGATCGTTACGAATGAAATGACGGATGCTTCTGTTGTCATTAAGGAAGGCGAGCAACAAGGTATTCCATCAGGCAATGGAATTGATGTGAGACTCTATACGAGCAATCCGGATGATCTTGTGACCGCTGCGAGACAGGTTGAAGATCTCATGAAACAGAACAGCGAATTGAAAAGTGTTACGAACAATATGAATGATGTGACACCGAAATGGGAATTGACCTTGAATCAGAAAGGCATTGATGCGAAAGTCAGCCCTTATCAGATTATGCAAACCGTTCACGAGCAATTGAGACCGTTGAATGCAGGGGTCTATTCATTGGACAATCAAGAGCGCTCTCTATCGTTAGCCTATGAGCAACAGATTACATCACGCGAGGATCTTGAGAACATTCAAGTCATGACCTCTAGCGGGATGATGAAGCTCAAGGACATTGCGACGATTTCGGTACAAGATGCTTTAATTACAGTTAGTCATGACGATGGCAAAATCTATGCTAAAGTGAGTGCCAAGGTCAAATCTGCTGATACTGCGGCCGTAACGAAGAAGGTTAAGCAGGATATCGCCAGCCTATCGTTGCCAAGCGGTGTGGAGATTAGCTATGGCGGAGGCTTAGCGATGATTACCGAAGGGTTCACAAGCATGGGGATAGCTATGGTCGTCGCGGTCGGTCTTGTATTCCTCGTAATGAGCATGAATTTCGGAGGCTTGAGGACACCGTTGATTATTTTATCCTCATTAATCTTTATTCCGGTTGGTTCACTAACCGCCTTGCTCATTGCAGGACAAGCATTATCAATGAGTGCGATGATTGGGATGCTG is from Candidatus Cohnella colombiensis and encodes:
- a CDS encoding HAMP domain-containing sensor histidine kinase; its protein translation is MIKSLYFRMICIFLGSVIFSIIIGFVITNQLYKDQLIGLTQDNLIANGKAIIQAYKQSEPHSREALIEGMSALPLYSVRLYDETGNTVTEAGSVANNNHAFVVSDERLASVLQGGVNREKPRKGFEHIGVGLPFDIEGKHYALFIQLNLAKLGSTFGDLLKTQLLIVLLFGSLLILLSVRYIVRPIQHMTKATRRMAKGDFSIHLKTKRQDELGQLTISFNQMAHELGMLEKIRRQFVSDVSHEIQSPLTSIKGFTQALKSKKLDEESRLRLLNIIEEESNRLSRLSENLLQLSSLEYEHLQLNLRKFRLDEQIRKVIIYLEPQWSAKGLDIELDLKEIQLTADEDKLIQVWANLIGNSIKFTDYNGSIHIAGKETARGVEIAITDNGQGIAEEEIHNIFKPFYKVDKSREGSTNGNGIGLSIVKRIVDLHHGDIQVESIDQEGTTFTVFLPSSQ
- a CDS encoding efflux RND transporter permease subunit, with the protein product MGILSKLSLKNGVAVVILFVLILAYGGYSATQIKQQTFPDLEFPAVFVMASNPGASTEEMENEITNPLEASLQNFKGYDTLSSTTTEGSATVSIQFPFGTDMDKMSADIEQSLNKLNIPAQAKVSVQRLSFGAAPIYQAAVFSPDNNSKGLEERLQSEIVPKLQALKGVSSVNLKGIVSEELRIVVDKEKAVQRGITLSAIQSALQSLNYALSLGSVNQDNTTIPIRLSGKVSSLDQLKQLQLGVAPAQGATSGMPASTPTHLEDIATITTVSSQKEISRYNGQSSYIVEVVKNQDANTPDVANEVKALLATYQESHVLNLDVITDQGQEIEKSISSLVQEGLFGALFCVIIIFLFLRNIRATIISLLSLPISIFATIALMDQMNYTLNIMTLGGIAVSIGRIVDDSIVVIENIYRWRQEKGDQLKGRELAYRATKEVISPVFSSTIATIVVFAPLAFVSGIIGEFFRPFSLAVVISLVTSLLVAVMLIPVFGAKFFNSVKPHKQDSKLANGYEKMIRGALKRKKMVLSLSILLLFASLGTIPLLGLEFISAGSVPTATIQLTLPVKSSLEQTDAVTAKVEQYIQSLEGVDKFEASIGGAAGNRLGVGATRKNSANVSVQFVDDTNMDEMISKLNSELPAIVTNEMTDASVVIKEGEQQGIPSGNGIDVRLYTSNPDDLVTAARQVEDLMKQNSELKSVTNNMNDVTPKWELTLNQKGIDAKVSPYQIMQTVHEQLRPLNAGVYSLDNQERSLSLAYEQQITSREDLENIQVMTSSGMMKLKDIATISVQDALITVSHDDGKIYAKVSAKVKSADTAAVTKKVKQDIASLSLPSGVEISYGGGLAMITEGFTSMGIAMVVAVGLVFLVMSMNFGGLRTPLIILSSLIFIPVGSLTALLIAGQALSMSAMIGMLMLVGIVVTNAVVLLDRVENNRKSGMQITEAIIEAARIRLRPILMTACATILALVPLAMSGSSTSLISGGLAISVIGGLFTSTILTLIVVPTIYEMAWKKQKVKEIDNF